GGCAGATATCGGATGCGATGATCGATATGGGCGGTTTTCAGGACGCGCCTAAAGGCAAAGAAGGGCACGACGACGGTTCGGGACAAGCAGAGAAAGAGCAGATGGAGCTGCTTAAAGCTCAATTGGAACAGAAGATCGAGAACAGCCAGACTTTGAATCAGCTGAAAGAGCAGTTGAAGATTGAAATCACTCCGAACGGTTTGCAAGTGCAGATTCTCGATGATCGCAAACGTCCGATGTTCAGTCCTGGAGTGGATTTGCCGAAGGACTACGCGGCCAGCTTATTAAAAGCCGTCGGCTCGGTTTTGTCGGAGACAACGCGTAAAATCAGTATCGCCGGCCATACGGATGCATCCGGCTATCATGCGAGCTCGGATTACACGAACTGGGAGTTGTCTGCGGATCGAGCGAATGCCGCGCGACGTTTGATGCTTGACGGTGGTGTAAAAGGCACGCAAATTGCTCAGGTTGTCGGTATGGCGGATACGGTGCCTTTTGATAAGGAAAACCCTTATAATCCGCGTAACCGTCGTATCAGCATTATTGTCTTGAATAAAAAAGCCGAAGAGGCGTTGCGCAGTATCAGTGATGCCCCGCAGGCGGAAGTGCTGCAGACGGTACGGTCACAACTCTGACGCCGATAGACGGCGGAATTTTTCGGTGTCGGTTTTTCGACAATGAATAAAAAAGGAATGCAACATGGCTGAAGAAGCTCAGGAACCTAAAAAAAGCGGAAAAGGCTTGATGATTGCGCTGATCGTAATCGTGTTTCTTTTACTGGTCGGTGTTGGAGTGCTGGTGTATTTGTTGATGGGCTCCAAAGATGGCGCCGGTCACCCGGAAGAAGAGGCGGTTGCCGAGCAGCAATATGTCGAGGAAGGGCATTCTCAATCCTATTCTCCGAAGTACAAGCAGTTCGATCCTCCGGAGAAAGGCGCGCCGCCGCAATATTTTACAATGGATAAATTTGTGGTGAACTTCAATGGAGACGGACAGGCCAAGTATTTGGCAGTGGATTTGAAGTTTCTGTCGTACTACCCTCAGTTGGTTGGGCCGGAAGGCGATATGGAGCATTTGAGACCGATTTTGAAAAACGATATTCAGCGTTTGTTGCGTAACCAGCACTACACCCAGTTAAGCACTCCGGACGGTCCGGATAAATTGCGCGAAGAAATCTTGCAGGTCACTCGCCAGGTTCTGGAAAAGCATAATATCTATCCGGATCTGGTAGAAGATGTATATATGACCCGTTTTGTGATGCAGTAGGATTGGTCGAT
This is a stretch of genomic DNA from Thiomicrorhabdus sp.. It encodes these proteins:
- a CDS encoding flagellar basal body-associated FliL family protein, coding for MAEEAQEPKKSGKGLMIALIVIVFLLLVGVGVLVYLLMGSKDGAGHPEEEAVAEQQYVEEGHSQSYSPKYKQFDPPEKGAPPQYFTMDKFVVNFNGDGQAKYLAVDLKFLSYYPQLVGPEGDMEHLRPILKNDIQRLLRNQHYTQLSTPDGPDKLREEILQVTRQVLEKHNIYPDLVEDVYMTRFVMQ
- the motB gene encoding flagellar motor protein MotB; translated protein: MSDEESIIIKRLKKCPHGAHGGAWKIAFADFMTATMAFFLLLWVLGGTNDEEMKMIAEYFRDPTVIEASPSTLVESSEAGQISDAMIDMGGFQDAPKGKEGHDDGSGQAEKEQMELLKAQLEQKIENSQTLNQLKEQLKIEITPNGLQVQILDDRKRPMFSPGVDLPKDYAASLLKAVGSVLSETTRKISIAGHTDASGYHASSDYTNWELSADRANAARRLMLDGGVKGTQIAQVVGMADTVPFDKENPYNPRNRRISIIVLNKKAEEALRSISDAPQAEVLQTVRSQL